The genomic region AACGGGGTGCAGGGCGCGCTCTTCGGCGAGCCGCGCACCTATGGGCTTGAAGCGATCTTTGAGTTCTGACCGCGCAAAGGAGAAGGGACATGCGGACGCACCATCGCGTGATACTGGGGGCATGTTTGTTCGCGATGGGCGCGGGGGGCGTCGCGGCGCCCCCCGCGCAGGCGCCCTATACTCCGGGCCAGCAGAAGGTCGCGCGGACGGAGAAGGCGTTCGGCGACGCGCTGGGCGATTTCCACTTCGCCGTGTTCGGCGACCGGACGGGCAAGCATCGTCCGGGCGTGTTCGAGGAGGCGCTGCGGGATGCACGGCAGCTTCATCCTGATTTCGTCATCAATATCGGTGACCTGATCGAGGGCAATACCGAGGATCGCGGTGAACTCGATCGTCAATGGTCGGAGATCAACGGCGCGATCAACGCGATCGACGTTCCGTTCTTCTACGTCCCAGGCAATCACGACATCACCAACACGGTGATGCGCGACGAATGGCGCCGGCGGATGGGCGCGGACTATTACAGCTTCGTTTACAAGAAGGTGCTTTTCCTTATCCTCAACACGGAAGATCCGCCGCAGCCCGAGATCAGCCGGATGCTGCTGTTCAAGGAATATGGCGGCGAGGCGATGGCGACGGTGTTCAAGGCGCTGTCGGGCGACCCGGCGGAGGCGAAGGCGCTGTTCGCGCGCGATCCGCGGCTAGCCGAGCTGGCCGGCAAGATCATGGCGGCGGAGCATGTCAACATCGGTGCCGATCAGGTGCGGATGGTCCACGACGCGCTGGCGAAGAACCGCGACGTGCGCTGGACCTTCGTGCTGATGCACCGCCCGGCATGGCGCGGCGATGTGCCCGCCTTCCGCGAGATCGAGACGATGCTGGCCGACCGGCCCTATACTATGCTCGCCGGCCATTATCACAAATATGCCTATGAGCGGCGGCACGGGCGGGATTACATCCAGCTCGGGCGCACCGGGGGCACCCCGGGGGCGGCGGGGGACGATCCCGCAGTGGCGGATCACATGATGTGGATATCCTTCACCGGGAAGGAGCCGCGCATCGTCAACATGCGGCTCGACGGTTTCTATGGGAAGGAGGGGCCGGTCTCGAAGGACGCGGTCCCCGCCGCGCCGACCGCTCCGGCGCAACCAGGTGAAGGCAGGCTATGACGATGCGACCTGACGACATGCCGCGGACCGGCGTGGTGGTGACGGGCGGGGCATCGGGAATCGGTCTCGCCAGCGCGGAGGCGCTCGCGGCGACCGGCCGCCCGGTCGCGCTATGGGATCGCGACGGTGCCAAGGCCGAGGCGGCGGCGGCGCGGATCGCCGCCGACCATGGCTTCGCGGCGACCGGCATCGCGATCGACCTGTGCGATCTCGACGCGATCGGCCCGGCGCTGGAGCGGACGCGCGCCGCGCTCGGGCCGATCGGCGGGCTGGTCCATGCGGCGGGGATCGTCGACACCGCATCGCTGGAAGGGATCACGCCGCAAAGCTGGGAGGCGGGGATCGGCGTCCATCTGCGCGCGCTCGCCTTCGTCACGCAGGCGCTGCACGGCGATCTTGCGGCCAATCCCGGCTCGGCGATCGTCGCGATCGCCTCGATCAACGCCACGCTGGGCAATGCGATGAACCCGATCTACACGGCGGGAAAGGGCGGCATCCTGTCGCTGGTCCGCTCGCTGGCCGATCGGCTGGCGCAAGATGGCATCCGCATCAATTCCGTCTCGCCTGGGCAGATCCGCACACCGATGGTGCAGCCCGCGATCGACGCGCTGCCGCCGGGCCATTTCGAGCGCCGCATCCTGCTGGGCCGTATCGGCGAGCCGGCGGAGGTGGCGAAGGTCGTGCGCTTTCTGATGTCGGACGAGGCGAGCTACGTCACCGCGGCGGAGATCGTGGTCGATGGCGGGAATATTTCCTCGCAGCGTTGAGCCTCCACATCGGTCGCACATTGCGGCTGACCGCAAGCGGGCGGCACGTTCGCGTGCCGGCCGCACGCGTGCGGCCGGTGGTCGGCGTCACGGATATATTCGTTGAACGGCGGCTGGATCGCGAAGTCCATCCGGCCAATCGAGCGGAGCATGTCGTCATGATCGGTGATGCGCGGCCGATGGCTGAAGGTCGGTACTTCGACGCTTATCCTCGTCGAAAGCCTGCGCAAGTTTGTTGAGGCCCAAAGGGTTCAGTGACCGCCACGCTGGCGCCGACCCGCTGCATTTTCTTCCACCCCAATCCACAAGATGCCGATCGCTCCTGTACGGGATGTATTCGGGACGTGGGGAGCTTCCCGTCCCGGAGACATATCTAAGTCGTTGAAATAACTTGTGTACCCTGCGGGACTCGAACCGGAAAATCAGGGGAATTGAGGGGTTTTAGGGGCAAAAAGCCACATAAAAGCAGGATGTAGATGCCCCCTGACTCCCCTGTTTTCCCCTAAATCTGGCACGGATTTAGGAACGGCATTGAGGAACGACAGTGTGTATAAATATGTTGCGAGTCAGGAATGAAATCTATCGGATCGGCTGATTTTTTTAAGCGGCATTGGACTGCCCACGATGACTGTTCCGGTTGCGTAGTTAGATGTTTGATTCCACGGTTTGATGGTGCGCTCCTTTCATTGGAATGGAAGGAAGCCGTATGAGACAGGTACGTCACGGGAGCGTCACGACCACGCACGCCGTGCGAGCAGCAATACAGCGATCGCAAGCGTCGTTCGCGACGCTGAGCCGCGAGCTGGGGATCAATCCCAAGACGGTAGCGAAGTGGCGGAAGCGGACGACGGTCGAGGATCTGAAAACCGGGCCGAAGGCCCCTCATTCGACCACCCTGACCGAAGCCGAGGAGGCGATGGTCGTCGCGTTCCGGCGCCACACGCTCCTGCCGCTCGACGACTGTCTCCATGCATTGCAGCCATCGATCCCGCATCTGACCCGATCAGCGCTGCACCGCTGCCTGCAACGCCACGGCATATCACGCCTGCCCGACGTCGAAGACGACAAACCAAGCGGCAGCGCTTCAAGCGCCACCCGATCGGCTTCTTCCACATCGACATCGCCGAGGTGCAGACCGCCGGGCCGCAGGCGATCGAAGGTCAACGCAAGCTCTATCTGTTCGTAGCCATCGACCGCACCAGCAAGTTTGCGGTCACCCAGCTGGTCGACAGGGCCGATCGACGAACAGCATGGGAGTTCCTGGAGCATCTGCTGATGGCTGTGCCCTACCGCATCCACACGATCTTGACCGACAACGGTATCCAGTTCGCCGAGCAGCCGCGTAACCGGAACACCGCCTGGTCGCGACAGATGCGCTTCGATATGATCTGCGAGGCGAACGACATCGAGCATCGGCTCACCAAACCGAACCATCCCTGGACCAACGGACAGGTCGAACGGATGAACCGCGCCATCAAGGAAGCGACCGTCAAACGCTTCCACCACGACACCCACGACCAACTCCGGACGCACCTCACCGACTTCATGGCAGCTTACAACTTCGCACGTCGGCTCAAGACACTCAGCGGACGCACACCCGACGAATACATCGTCAAATCTGGACGTCAGAGCCAGAGCGGTTCATCGTCAACCCGATCCACCAAATCCCGGGACCAAACATCTAATATTCTCCAATTCCCTCGCTAAAATGGGATGTCTTCAGGATCGATCCGATTTTCCCCCGACGAAAGCCACTTGCGCATGCGCTACAAATGTAGCACACTACATTTGTAGCGCATGGAGATTCGTATGCTCGACAGATTGCCGCCGCGTGAGCGCCAGATCGTGGACCTGCTCTATGAGCGGGGCGCGATGGTGGTCGGCGACATATGTTCGGCCTTGCCCGATCCGCTGTCCGGATCGGCGGTGCGCGCGATGCTCAAGCGACTTGAGGACAAGGGGTTCGTCGCTCGCCACGAAAGCGAGCGCGGCTATGTCTTCTCGCCGACGCTGCCCGAGGACAAAGCCAGCAACAATGCGCTTGGCCATATCGTCCGCACCTTCTTCAACGGATCGGCGGCGAGCGCGGCGAGCGCGTTGCTCGGCATGTCGCAGCGGCTCGAGGAAAAGGAACTTGACGAGCTGGAGGCGCTGATCGCCCGCGCTCGTGAGGGGAGAAGGGCATGACCTTCATCATCGGCCTCGCCGTCAAGTCACTGGTGGTCGCCGGGCTCACACTCGGGCTGCTGCGGCTGTTCCGCAACGCATCGGCGGCGCAGCGTTCCTGGCTTGCGCATGCCGGTCTCGGCGCATTGCTGCTGATGCCCGTCGTCGCGATGCTGCTGCCCGCGCTTGAAATCCAGACCAGGCTGCTGGGCACCGAAACGCCGGCAAGCCGCGCTATCCCGATGACTATCGCGCCGGCGCCTCGCCTCGCGCACCACGCCGCCGCGACCGTAGCCCGCGTCGCGGCCGATCCCGTCACCACCGCCCTCGCGCAGATCGACTGGGCGCTGCTGATCTATCTCGTCCCGGCGATTCTGCTGCTCGGCATCACGCTGATCGCGCTGGTGCGACTGTTCGCGCTGCGTTCGCGCGCGCAGGTGATGACCAGCCCCGCATGGCTGAGCGCGCTCGCGCACGCCCAGGCACGGATGGACTTCAAGAACGGGACCGCGCTGCTGGTCAGTGACGCGCTGCCCTCGCCGGTAAGCTGGGGGCTGGCGCGGCCGGTCATCCTGCTCAACGAGGACGCGCTCGACGCCACCGACGAGGCAGAGGCGATCATCGCCCACGAACTCGCGCATGTCGCATCGATGGACTGGGCCAAGCTGCTGCTCGGCCGCGTCGTGACCGCGCTCTATTGGTTCAACCCGCTCGTCTGGCTGCTCGTGCGCGACGCGCACCAGTTGCGCGAGGAAGCGGCCGACGACGCGGTGCTCGGCGCCGATGTCGCGGGCGTCGATTACGCCGCATTGCTTGTCCACACCGCCCGCCATGATTGCCGTGCGGCGATGCTGGCCGCCCATGGCGTCGCGCCGGGCAAGGGATCGCTGCAGCGGCGCGTTCGCCGCGTGCTCGATCACAGCCTGCCGCGCACCCGGATGGAAGCGCGCTGGGCGATGATCGGCATGACCGTCGCGCTATTCGGCGGCGCCCCGCTCGCGGCGCTGACGCTGGTGCCGCGGCATCCCGCAGACGCTGCCGAGCCTCGCATGGCCGTCCCGGCCGCGCTGCCAATCGTTACGCCATCGCGGCAGGTTGCCGCGACGCCGGATGACCATGCCGCCGGTTTCGCCGCCGCTCCGGCCACCGATGCCGCGCTGCCCGCCGATGCCGTGACGCCCGCTGATGCCGTGACGATTGCGAGCGACCGCCACCGTGCCGCTGAAGATCTGGTCGACAAGGCGATCGAAGCGAAGGCCATGGGCATCACGCCGGGCTATGCCGCCGCAATCCGCAGCGCCGGCCCGGCATTCGCCAACGTGACGGCCGACGACCTGTCGTCGATGCGCGCCGTCGGGGTGACGCCGGATTACATCCGCGCGCTTGCCCGGTCGGGATATCGCAACCTCGATCCCGATACCGTGGTCGAAGCGCGGGCGGTGGGTCTGTCGCCCGATTATATCCGATCGCTTGTCGCCGCCGGATTGAACGACCTGACCATCGACGACCTGACCGGGCTCGCCGCGGTCGGCGTCAGCGCCGACGATGTCCGCGCGCTGCGCGCATCGGGACGCAAGGTCACCGTCCATAATCTCGAAAGCTACGGCGCGCTCAAGGGCCGCGTCCCGCGACCGCCCGGCGTCCCGGCCAATGCCGGTTTCCCGTTCGACCGCTGACCTGACCCCCTAGCCGAACTCCATTGCCGTCAACTCGTGACGTTCGCCTCCGGGCGAACGACCGGCCCCGCTTTGCCTGCTGCATGCCCCAAGGAGACGTGCCATGAACCGCCTTGCCACCTCGATCGCCGCGATGTTGCTGATCGCCTTCGCGATCGCCGCGAGCTGCGTCGCCGGGATGCGCGAAGACATCCGCTTCCACCTGTCGATGCGCGCCGGCGGCGACGAAGTCGAACTCGCCTTCGATCGCATCGGCCACGGCCACGACCGTCTGGGCAATGCGATGCCGATCGCGGCGCTTCGTGGCCTTTCCCCGTCGGCGCTGCGCTCCCCGGAGCGCACGCCCATCGCCTTCACGATCGACCGCGTGCCGGGCCGGGTCGACTGCCGGGGCATGGCGGCCGGCGGCAGCGCCGATGGCGGCTGCGGCTTCGCCCGCAACCCCGGGTTCGACGCCCGGCTCGCCCATGTCGGCTTCCCCCGGCTCGACGACGACCAGCAGTTCGTCCTGACCATGACCGACTTCGACCCCGAGGTGATCGAGGCGCTGAAGGCGGGGGACTATCGCACGCCCGATGCCGGCGGTCTGGTGTCGCTCGGCATCTTCGCGATCCACGCGGATTATGTGCGCGACATCGCCGCGGCGGGCTTTCGCGTCGGCAGCGTCCACGATCTCGTCCAGTTCAAGATCGCGCATATCACGCCCGCGTTGATCGCCGCCTATCGCCAGCTCGGCTATCGCGATCTTTCGGCGAACGACCTCGTCAAGATGGGCATACAGGGCATCACGCCGGATTTCATCCTCGGCTTCGCGCGCGCCGGCTTGCGCGACATTCCCGCCGACAAGCTGATCGAGCTGAAGATCTTCAACGTCACTCCTGATGACGTCCGCGCGATGCGCCGTGACGGCGCGGCTGCGGTCACCCCCGATATGCTGACCCGCCGTCGCATCCTGGGCGCGGCCATCAACGGCTGATCGCCCCACCGACCGACTGAACCACACGGCCAATGGCACGCCGATCACGCTCGGCGCCGGAAGAAGCGCACCCGGGCCGGGGTGTCATAGACAAATAATACAGGGAGTGTCGATTTGTCTGCCCCGAAGCACCTTCATCGCCGGCACGCGCGCTGGCGCCATGCGACCTGCCTTCTGGCGATCGCGGCCGGGTCTGGCGCGCCAATGCGCGCCGTCGCGCAGGCGGCCCCGGCCGTCTCTGCCGATGCCGGCCCGGCAGCGGGAAGCGGCGTCGTCTTCACGCCCGATTACTTCGCGCGCTTCGCTCCGCAGACCGCCTATGACATGCTGACGCAGGTACCGGGCTTTATCGTCGTTGCCAGCGATGAGAAGCGTGGGCTGGGCCAGGCATCGGAGAACGTGCTCATCAACGGCCAGCGCGTCACCGACAAGTCGGGCGGCGCGGT from Sphingomonas sp. CL5.1 harbors:
- a CDS encoding metallophosphoesterase, with amino-acid sequence MRTHHRVILGACLFAMGAGGVAAPPAQAPYTPGQQKVARTEKAFGDALGDFHFAVFGDRTGKHRPGVFEEALRDARQLHPDFVINIGDLIEGNTEDRGELDRQWSEINGAINAIDVPFFYVPGNHDITNTVMRDEWRRRMGADYYSFVYKKVLFLILNTEDPPQPEISRMLLFKEYGGEAMATVFKALSGDPAEAKALFARDPRLAELAGKIMAAEHVNIGADQVRMVHDALAKNRDVRWTFVLMHRPAWRGDVPAFREIETMLADRPYTMLAGHYHKYAYERRHGRDYIQLGRTGGTPGAAGDDPAVADHMMWISFTGKEPRIVNMRLDGFYGKEGPVSKDAVPAAPTAPAQPGEGRL
- a CDS encoding SDR family NAD(P)-dependent oxidoreductase; the encoded protein is MTMRPDDMPRTGVVVTGGASGIGLASAEALAATGRPVALWDRDGAKAEAAAARIAADHGFAATGIAIDLCDLDAIGPALERTRAALGPIGGLVHAAGIVDTASLEGITPQSWEAGIGVHLRALAFVTQALHGDLAANPGSAIVAIASINATLGNAMNPIYTAGKGGILSLVRSLADRLAQDGIRINSVSPGQIRTPMVQPAIDALPPGHFERRILLGRIGEPAEVAKVVRFLMSDEASYVTAAEIVVDGGNISSQR
- a CDS encoding BlaI/MecI/CopY family transcriptional regulator, with amino-acid sequence MLDRLPPRERQIVDLLYERGAMVVGDICSALPDPLSGSAVRAMLKRLEDKGFVARHESERGYVFSPTLPEDKASNNALGHIVRTFFNGSAASAASALLGMSQRLEEKELDELEALIARAREGRRA
- a CDS encoding M56 family metallopeptidase; amino-acid sequence: MTFIIGLAVKSLVVAGLTLGLLRLFRNASAAQRSWLAHAGLGALLLMPVVAMLLPALEIQTRLLGTETPASRAIPMTIAPAPRLAHHAAATVARVAADPVTTALAQIDWALLIYLVPAILLLGITLIALVRLFALRSRAQVMTSPAWLSALAHAQARMDFKNGTALLVSDALPSPVSWGLARPVILLNEDALDATDEAEAIIAHELAHVASMDWAKLLLGRVVTALYWFNPLVWLLVRDAHQLREEAADDAVLGADVAGVDYAALLVHTARHDCRAAMLAAHGVAPGKGSLQRRVRRVLDHSLPRTRMEARWAMIGMTVALFGGAPLAALTLVPRHPADAAEPRMAVPAALPIVTPSRQVAATPDDHAAGFAAAPATDAALPADAVTPADAVTIASDRHRAAEDLVDKAIEAKAMGITPGYAAAIRSAGPAFANVTADDLSSMRAVGVTPDYIRALARSGYRNLDPDTVVEARAVGLSPDYIRSLVAAGLNDLTIDDLTGLAAVGVSADDVRALRASGRKVTVHNLESYGALKGRVPRPPGVPANAGFPFDR